Proteins encoded in a region of the Ralstonia pseudosolanacearum genome:
- the lepB gene encoding signal peptidase I gives MKLLAKSLKAARDNKRFLVGMSLLLAFRACVADWSVVPSGSMNPTLLEGDFILVNRLAYGVRVPATTVWLKRGNEPRRGDVVVFSSPEDGTKLVKRLIGLPGDVIEMRGEALYINHQRLAYTPQPDVAPGALLQATAAQPHDLWTEALPGHPHPVMVLPKVAALRSFGPIVVPADQYLMLGDNRDNSRDSRYFGLVPRQNLIARASHVAVSFDPDHWYLPRLARIGRPLD, from the coding sequence ATGAAGCTGCTCGCGAAATCACTGAAAGCGGCACGGGACAACAAGCGGTTCCTGGTCGGCATGTCGCTGCTGCTCGCATTCCGGGCCTGCGTTGCCGACTGGTCGGTCGTGCCGAGCGGCTCGATGAACCCGACGCTGCTCGAAGGCGATTTCATCCTGGTGAACCGCCTCGCCTACGGCGTCCGGGTGCCGGCCACCACCGTCTGGCTCAAGCGCGGCAATGAACCGCGCCGCGGCGACGTCGTCGTATTCTCGTCGCCCGAGGACGGCACCAAACTCGTCAAGCGCCTGATCGGGTTGCCGGGCGATGTAATCGAGATGCGCGGCGAGGCGCTCTACATCAACCACCAGCGCCTGGCCTACACGCCACAGCCCGATGTCGCCCCCGGCGCCCTGCTGCAGGCAACGGCCGCCCAGCCCCACGACCTGTGGACCGAAGCCCTGCCCGGCCACCCGCACCCGGTGATGGTGCTGCCCAAGGTGGCCGCACTGCGCAGCTTCGGCCCCATCGTCGTGCCGGCCGATCAGTACCTGATGCTCGGCGACAACCGCGACAACAGCCGGGATTCCCGCTACTTCGGCCTTGTGCCGCGGCAGAACCTGATCGCGCGGGCATCGCACGTGGCGGTCTCGTTCGATCCCGATCACTGGTACCTGCCGCGCCTCGCGCGCATCGGCCGGCCGCTCGACTAA
- a CDS encoding ABC transporter ATP-binding protein: MSSSATWVIEVDSLHKTVRDATGELPILSDVGFRVEAGETLAIVGASGSGKSTLLGLLAGLDLPTSGSVRLLGHDLFGLDEDGRAAVRGSHVGFVFQSFQLLPHLTALENVMLPLELQGDVGAADMRRRATVLLERVGLGARLSHYPKTLSGGEQQRVALARAFVTEPDILFADEPTGSLDTATGEAVIALMFELNRSAGSTLVLVTHDRSVAARCSRILTIEAGHLVGDETVTEL, translated from the coding sequence ATGTCGTCTTCCGCTACCTGGGTGATTGAAGTCGATTCGCTGCACAAGACCGTGCGCGACGCCACCGGCGAGTTGCCTATTTTGAGCGATGTCGGGTTTCGTGTGGAAGCCGGGGAGACGCTGGCCATCGTCGGCGCCTCGGGGTCGGGCAAGTCGACCTTGCTGGGGCTGCTGGCGGGGCTGGACCTGCCGACCTCGGGCTCGGTCAGGCTGCTTGGCCACGATCTGTTCGGCCTCGACGAGGACGGTCGCGCGGCGGTGCGCGGCAGCCATGTCGGCTTCGTGTTCCAGTCGTTCCAACTGTTGCCGCACCTGACCGCGCTGGAGAACGTGATGCTGCCGCTGGAGCTGCAGGGCGACGTGGGCGCCGCCGACATGCGCCGTCGCGCCACCGTGCTGCTGGAGCGCGTCGGCCTGGGGGCGCGGCTGTCGCACTATCCGAAGACGCTGTCGGGGGGCGAACAGCAGCGCGTGGCGCTGGCGCGCGCGTTTGTCACCGAGCCCGACATCCTGTTCGCCGATGAGCCCACCGGGAGCCTCGACACCGCCACCGGCGAAGCCGTGATCGCGCTGATGTTCGAGCTCAACCGAAGTGCCGGCTCGACACTGGTGCTGGTCACGCACGATCGCTCGGTCGCGGCGCGATGCAGTCGTATCCTGACCATCGAGGCCGGCCACCTGGTTGGCGACGAGACCGTTACCGAACTCTGA
- a CDS encoding NAD(P)H-hydrate dehydratase → MSAHPTWRDVLTDGLLAERHGADLLFGSAAVRALETAACRALAPFTLMARAGEAAADWLQARAPRGHLLLVAGPGNNGGDALVAATALHEAGRTVTVWLAADPARLPDDARRAWTEARAARVPIEILHASASVPATVTAIVDGLFGIGLARPLAGLHAALVETLNGSGLPVYALDIPSGLSGDTGQPPAPDSPVVHARATLTFLVAKPGLLTGAGRDATGDLALADLLAAQPAYDGVVEADALVNAPARWLAHLPRRRHGGHKGTYGSVAVVGGAHGMVGAPLLSARGALHLGAGKVHVVSLADDAPRVDFAQPELMLHTWGTLDLGGMQALAVGPGMGTGKDAYEALDHLLDRMLPARIAAVFDADALNLFARAPALLTRLTRLASGGAPVVLTPHPLEAARLLDTDAATVQRDRLAAAQALVNRCGAVVVLKGSGTVVAAPGVPPAVNPTGNGGLATGGTGDVLTGMIGALLAQGVPAREAALAAVWLHGRAADDLVAAGEGPIGLHAGELCAPARRALNGLLKSDAYP, encoded by the coding sequence ATGTCCGCTCACCCTACCTGGCGCGACGTCCTCACGGACGGCCTCCTCGCCGAACGCCATGGCGCCGACCTGCTCTTTGGCAGCGCCGCCGTCCGCGCCCTCGAAACCGCCGCCTGCCGCGCGCTCGCGCCCTTCACGCTGATGGCCCGCGCCGGCGAGGCCGCCGCCGACTGGCTGCAAGCGCGGGCGCCGCGCGGCCATCTGCTGCTGGTTGCCGGCCCGGGCAACAACGGCGGCGATGCGCTGGTCGCCGCCACCGCGCTGCACGAGGCCGGGCGCACCGTCACGGTCTGGCTTGCCGCCGACCCGGCCCGCCTGCCCGACGACGCCCGCCGCGCCTGGACCGAAGCCCGCGCGGCCCGCGTCCCGATCGAAATCCTGCACGCGAGCGCGTCTGTCCCCGCCACCGTCACGGCCATCGTCGACGGGCTGTTCGGGATCGGCCTGGCGCGGCCGCTTGCCGGGCTGCATGCCGCGCTGGTCGAGACCCTCAACGGGAGCGGGCTGCCCGTCTACGCGCTCGACATCCCGTCCGGCCTGTCCGGCGACACGGGCCAGCCGCCCGCGCCGGATTCGCCGGTGGTGCACGCGCGTGCCACGCTCACCTTCCTGGTCGCCAAGCCCGGACTGCTCACCGGCGCCGGCCGCGACGCCACCGGCGATCTCGCCCTGGCCGACCTGCTGGCCGCCCAACCCGCCTACGACGGCGTAGTGGAGGCCGACGCGCTGGTCAACGCGCCGGCGCGCTGGCTCGCCCACCTGCCGCGGCGACGCCACGGCGGCCACAAGGGAACGTACGGCAGCGTCGCCGTCGTCGGCGGCGCGCATGGGATGGTCGGCGCGCCACTGCTGTCGGCGCGCGGCGCGCTGCACCTGGGCGCCGGCAAGGTCCACGTAGTCTCGCTGGCCGACGACGCGCCGCGCGTGGATTTCGCCCAGCCCGAACTGATGCTGCACACGTGGGGCACCCTGGACCTGGGCGGCATGCAGGCGCTCGCCGTCGGCCCCGGCATGGGCACCGGCAAGGACGCCTACGAGGCGCTCGACCACCTGCTCGACCGCATGCTGCCCGCGCGCATCGCCGCCGTCTTCGACGCTGACGCGCTCAACCTCTTTGCCCGCGCCCCGGCCCTGCTCACCCGCCTGACACGGCTCGCCTCCGGCGGCGCGCCCGTCGTGCTGACACCGCATCCGCTCGAAGCCGCGCGCCTGCTCGACACCGACGCCGCCACCGTGCAGCGCGATCGCCTGGCCGCGGCCCAGGCCCTGGTCAACCGCTGCGGCGCGGTGGTCGTGCTCAAGGGCTCGGGCACCGTCGTCGCCGCGCCGGGCGTACCGCCGGCCGTCAACCCGACCGGCAACGGCGGCCTGGCCACCGGCGGCACCGGCGATGTGCTGACCGGCATGATCGGCGCCTTGCTGGCGCAGGGCGTGCCGGCGCGCGAAGCGGCGCTGGCGGCCGTCTGGCTGCACGGCCGCGCCGCCGACGACCTCGTCGCCGCCGGCGAAGGCCCCATCGGGCTCCATGCCGGCGAGCTGTGCGCACCGGCGCGCCGCGCCCTCAACGGGCTGCTGAAATCAGACGCCTACCCATAG
- the pgi gene encoding glucose-6-phosphate isomerase, whose protein sequence is MPTALPAWQSLSQHAQAIRAAHMRDWFAAPDAEQRVHAFTVEAAGLTLDYAKNRITPETLALLLQLADEAGVLALRDAMLRGERINNTEHRSVLHAALRGHAEDDYRADGTAVMPDVLRVRAQMRDFAQRVHSGTWTGHAGQRITDVVNIGIGGSDLGPRMVCRALAHLAVPQVRVHFVSNVDGTDLAETLAGLNPDTTLAIVCSKTFTTLETMANAHSMRRWFIEHGVPEGQLKQHFVAVSTNRDAVVAFGIDPDNMFTFWDWVGGRFSLWSAVGLSIVLAIGPEQFEAMLDGAHAMDRHFATAAPRENMPLILGLLSVWYRGFFGAASACTVPYCAPLELLTDFMQQLEMESNGKSVQRNGAAIDTDTGPIVWGTAGTNGQHAYFQLIHQGSQIVPVDFITTLEPVRSLPGHHAKLLANCFAQGEALLRGRTAEEVRADGITDAALVPHMVFEGNRPSNTILMQRLDAASLGALIACAEHRTFVQGAVWNINSFDQWGVELGKKLAKPILEELEGAPTSVAHDASTAALIRRARAAR, encoded by the coding sequence ATGCCCACCGCCCTTCCCGCCTGGCAGTCCCTGTCGCAACATGCCCAAGCGATCCGCGCCGCCCACATGCGCGATTGGTTTGCCGCACCGGACGCCGAGCAACGGGTGCACGCCTTCACCGTGGAAGCCGCCGGGCTCACGCTCGACTACGCCAAGAACCGTATCACCCCGGAAACGCTCGCGCTGCTGCTCCAGCTCGCAGATGAAGCCGGCGTCCTCGCGCTGCGCGATGCCATGCTGCGCGGCGAGCGCATCAACAACACCGAGCACCGTTCCGTCCTGCATGCCGCCCTGCGCGGCCACGCCGAAGACGACTACCGCGCCGACGGCACCGCCGTGATGCCCGACGTACTGCGCGTGCGCGCCCAGATGCGCGATTTCGCCCAGCGCGTGCACAGCGGCACCTGGACCGGCCATGCCGGCCAGCGCATCACCGACGTGGTCAACATCGGCATCGGCGGCTCCGACCTCGGCCCCCGCATGGTGTGCCGCGCGCTGGCGCACCTCGCGGTGCCGCAGGTGCGCGTGCATTTCGTCTCCAACGTCGACGGCACCGACCTGGCCGAGACCCTCGCGGGCCTCAACCCTGATACCACGCTCGCCATCGTCTGCTCCAAGACGTTCACCACGCTGGAGACCATGGCCAACGCGCACAGCATGCGCCGCTGGTTCATCGAGCACGGCGTGCCCGAGGGCCAACTCAAGCAACACTTCGTCGCCGTCTCGACCAACCGCGACGCCGTGGTCGCGTTCGGCATCGATCCCGACAACATGTTCACCTTCTGGGACTGGGTCGGCGGACGCTTCTCGCTATGGTCGGCCGTCGGCCTGTCGATCGTGCTCGCCATCGGGCCGGAGCAGTTCGAGGCCATGCTCGACGGCGCCCACGCGATGGACCGGCACTTCGCCACCGCGGCACCACGCGAGAACATGCCGCTGATCCTCGGCCTGCTGTCGGTCTGGTATCGCGGCTTCTTCGGCGCCGCCAGCGCCTGCACGGTGCCCTACTGCGCGCCGCTGGAGCTGCTCACCGACTTCATGCAGCAACTGGAGATGGAGAGCAACGGCAAGTCCGTCCAGCGCAACGGCGCGGCCATCGACACCGACACCGGCCCCATCGTCTGGGGCACCGCCGGCACCAATGGCCAGCACGCCTATTTCCAGCTGATCCACCAGGGCTCGCAGATCGTGCCGGTGGATTTCATCACCACGCTCGAACCGGTGCGCAGCCTGCCGGGCCACCACGCCAAGCTGCTCGCCAACTGCTTTGCCCAAGGCGAAGCGCTGCTGCGCGGCCGCACGGCGGAAGAAGTGCGCGCAGACGGCATCACCGACGCGGCGCTGGTGCCGCACATGGTGTTCGAAGGCAACCGGCCGAGCAACACGATCCTGATGCAGCGGCTGGACGCAGCATCGCTCGGCGCCCTGATCGCCTGCGCCGAGCATCGCACCTTCGTGCAGGGCGCGGTCTGGAACATCAACTCGTTCGACCAGTGGGGCGTCGAACTCGGCAAGAAGCTCGCCAAGCCGATCCTGGAAGAACTGGAAGGCGCGCCGACCTCGGTGGCGCACGACGCCTCGACGGCGGCGCTGATCCGCCGCGCCAGGGCCGCGCGCTAA
- a CDS encoding arylesterase yields the protein MIGVLPMTPAAAAQGTAAAPHRVVVLGDSLSAGYGLAQGTGWVTLLGNRLKERKLDYSVANASISGDTTAGGRARLPAVLAREKPTVVVLELGANDALRGLSLSASEANLKAMIETSQATGARVLLVGMRIPPNYGPDYSERFFAMFGKLAQQYRLPLVPFFLEGVAQRPDWFQEDRIHPVAAAQPTLLDNVWPKLEPLLKGRVGG from the coding sequence ATGATCGGCGTCCTGCCGATGACGCCCGCTGCGGCGGCGCAGGGCACCGCAGCCGCGCCGCACCGCGTGGTGGTGCTGGGCGACAGCCTGTCAGCGGGATACGGCCTGGCGCAAGGCACCGGCTGGGTCACACTGCTGGGCAATCGCCTGAAAGAACGGAAGCTCGATTATAGCGTCGCCAATGCCAGCATCAGCGGCGACACCACCGCGGGCGGCCGCGCCCGCCTGCCTGCCGTGCTTGCGCGCGAAAAGCCCACCGTGGTGGTCCTCGAACTGGGTGCCAACGATGCGCTGCGCGGACTGTCGCTGTCTGCGAGCGAAGCCAACCTGAAAGCGATGATCGAGACCTCGCAGGCCACCGGCGCCAGGGTGCTGCTGGTCGGCATGCGCATCCCGCCCAATTACGGCCCGGACTACAGCGAGCGCTTCTTCGCCATGTTCGGCAAGCTGGCGCAGCAATACCGGCTGCCGCTCGTGCCCTTCTTCCTGGAAGGCGTGGCCCAGCGGCCCGACTGGTTCCAGGAAGATCGCATCCACCCGGTCGCCGCGGCGCAGCCGACGCTGCTCGACAATGTCTGGCCCAAGCTTGAACCTCTGCTCAAGGGCCGGGTCGGAGGATGA